From the genome of Phlebotomus papatasi isolate M1 chromosome 2, Ppap_2.1, whole genome shotgun sequence:
AATACTAAGGCTAATAAAAGTGTTTTATATTTATATGAAAGCTTAGAGTTTCGCTAAGCGTTTCTCAGACAACTGACAAgtgtttctcaatatgagttaccccttaaTTTTAGTGCTAATTTATTTTGCTAAAGAGGACTACTGATCAAAAGACACTCTTTTTGGCTATAAGGACAATTTGGCGAGATAAACGCTTAAAAAACGTTTTTTGttgtttataatcaaaatagttCCATTCGAAatacacttttattttatttactcttTGATCTGAGATATGTGTCTTTTGAGCTTTGAAAGTCAAGATTAGGATATTCTTTTATtccttaattttattattataatttttttgaactAAAATGGGGCAAAAATGGTAAATTACAATGTGCTGTACATAATGCCGCAAAAAATACAGCTTTTGCCACGGAGATTCGTTATATAGAATGGCTCCTCTTCTCGGTAGAATAAACTTTAATCTTATTGTCCTATTTATCATGAATGTACTAGTGAAAAAAATCAAGCAATTATGAGAAGAACGTAATGATGAAAGGATTAATGCTTTGTGAAATACTTGAACTGTAGATTCTACACATTAAAAGATGGTTTAGCAAGGTTAATTAACAATGGTTATGATTATAATTCCATCAAGATCGTCTTTTTATGGGACGTTCCCCTGAAACCCCAAGTcattatctcttaccgtttggcgcATTGATTTCATTATAGATGATGGTTAAATTAATATCTGTAAATGGATAAAAACTTCAACTTGGAATGCTTTtgtacaataaatatttatttgtcaTATTTCATTACATtgtttaattacatttttctcTGCCCAATGTTTAAGCAAGAATTCTCTACAACTCATCTAAATGTTACACTATATTCTCTCCAATTCTATACAATTTTTGCCTCTctactttgtaaatttcactaaaaacaTCCTTCACAAATCAATCAACTCTGTAGCAAATAGTTTGGGTGACAAAATTTTGGcccaaaaatcttgattaagatGAAAAGGTGAAATCTTTGAATGCCCTCCAGGTTGAAAGGGTTCATTCACACGTGAAGAAATTGCTCAAAGAACAGTCGTGAAATGAAATGATTTAGTTTTGTGTGGGGTGATGGGGGGATTTAAATACATGGGTTGTATAACGTACAAGGGAAAAAGGATGAAATGAAACACATAAATACCCTTTTTCTCCAAGAAATTTTATCCAGTTGGGATATTTTGAGGGAgatgatttactttttttttgggggggttTACGCAAGTGAGCTTTTGATTTTATATTTGGTTTGGCTTCATATTCTCCTAATTATGTACATTTAAAACGAtcgcatgattttttttctcacctaATAATTATACAGCAACAATTTACACAATATGGTCCAGGATAGATTTAGGAAGAGAGGGCGGCGATATAGGGGAaggggaaaaaatatttgattaacaTTCTCTATTCTGAAGGTTTATCCTCATAATCAATTAGAATTTCAAATATCCCCCATAGTTTTATAGATTAAACATGTTAGAAATCCTATTAGATTGCAGATTATATTTCCCAGTGCACAAATTGCTACTGAAATGGTAAATGTTCCATTTTGTCCATTTAAAGCTTTTctcatcaaatttattttaaaacactaTAAACTCACTTTTATCAAtcgtgtttattttttttttgggtgtcGAATTAaattcgtgaattttcgatCCCAAATCGCAAATTTAATGTGTTTTTTCTCTCAAATGATTGTATTTTTCCAGGAATGGTTTTTGTAAAATTCAGTGATATGCTCAGTTTTACATTTTACACATCCCTTGTCTCCTTGACATAGtctaaattatttaaagaaatctTCATATACAATTGGGACACGTTGGTCTCTGAGCATGTTCACGGACATATTCCTGTACATTGAATTTGGCATCATCGGCTGCGGCAAATTCAGACTTTCGACTCTTTAATTGTCTATTTGAGTGGCAGAAATGAAAGAGAGAAAGCAgggaaaaaaatacattaattaCTCATTGAGTTTTgtgtaaatatttgatttatattTTCCAAATATCCCTTACCTTGCAACAGCAAGAAAAGCTAAGTCTACATTGAGTCCTGTCTTTGCTGATGTCTCAAGGAACCCCACATTGTATTCCCGCGCCAGGCGCTCACCCTCCTCCTTTTTCACCTCACGCTCAGCACCACAATCCGCTTTATTTCCTGAGAAATATCAATGCGATAAAAATCACTGGCATCTAACATTTCAAATGAACTTAtaaaaaaatccccaaagccTGATTCACTGaggaaaataacaaaatattgaagtaagATTTTAGAATTAAAGATGATGATTTCAATAGAATGTGGTCTTGGCTCAAATTCGAATAGGGGATGATGAGGCAACTCATCGTCCCCTATGAAAATTAGTTATACACAAataccactgagagaaatccgaaaaggttaaaataacattctggaaatgttaattttacgtaaatattatgccttttaagtgtattatgtgttaaaattaccctttttcatgttatttctacccttaacattaaaaaatgttgatatatttttacacctaaaaagtgttaaagttacgaggaaaaaaagttaatcgcacccccttttttctctcagtgactaTACAATTCATAAATGTTTGGAAAATGCGCCTTTTGCTTTCTACATGCAACCTCCCTTATCTCTTTAATCAAAGCTGACGACATGTTTCTAAAACacaaattggtattttttttagttttgaaaGCTCCAAATTCAAAGAACTAAAAACAGTTTTTGTGGCCCTGGGTAGAATAATCTAATTCAGGACATGATCCAAATGGGAATTCTTTACAACTTCATATGAAAATATAGCTTTTTTTAAGGTTTGGGTCACCTAGACTAAAAAAGGCATatttccttgatatttttttttcaatatattaaagagagatggcaaagcgtcctagctttgcAGTATTTTCGAACTCACGAAATAGAGCTTCccatgaattagtttttcgtatGATCTTTTTGTGCCTACTGGTCTATCAGCAATTGAATTGATTCTTATATCACAAAAGgatttcaaaatcgaaaattggtaaagaaatgaTGATTCAAGActgttctggcatgagttacaagcatacggacaaacaaaatatataaataggagaaagataagtcatttacggatattcaattcaattcaattttatttcaatttactGCACTGCGTCTGCCAAGCGACTTCACAACCGGTCTCCCCAGGTAAATGGCAGAAACCACTGGTTCACAGACCGTATAAGCCAAGTTACAaggatatttaaccgattcattactaatttcaaaacatttccaaaaaatccaaatttaaccaaattggttaAAAAGTAGTCCTTCTGACTAGGTATAGAAAAgagaccttcaaaaattcaagatggtgatTTTTTAGGTCATTATGTATTTTTGGACGAAAagttcgcctggaccacctccaaaagattatctaaaaaagaaagaaatcgtAGAAACCGTTTTCTAAATTGACCAAAAagtggtggcaaagcgtcccaagctttgggaagtgctcgaactcgtgacttaagcggtcttcagactagaagtttagcccagttcccgacgttcttaaaatcctaaatagcgatctttttttattgttttttcagaatttaataggtcatttgtcattattaatccaatcctaagtcaagtTTTTCCCAAAACATTTGATtgttaaaaaattagagcagttaatccatatggctaaggctcaggtctgaagcccgtattagatgTTATACAGTGCcagctctctaatccggatcggcgtaatccggacgagttatcgacggttgcATTTAAAACAATATTGAGGTCATGTATTCATGTGtattcagcaataaaaatgaattatcttatgatgtttttgtttaataagtgAAGTATAAtaacatagaattctctaattatgtctttttaagcttctttaaaactcttatgctaattctacaaaaaaaaccttgtattatattttcgagacgttgaacgaattcaaaaaatccatccggattacgaagcggacatctgtcatattgtctcccaatcatccggattataaagcgggcactgtacctCAAAATCACTTTCGCGTAATTTACAGTTTGCTGGTTCTCacccgatttaaaccgatttgtaaaccactcgaaagatcccacaaaataattttaagagtaataaaattgattttcgcacAAAAAGTACTTATAGgttaataaccggttcattacaggTTCACAACCTATtggaacggatttataaatcactcaaaatatttcccaaaataacttaggactaatataatttttgaataaaaattagttatcggttatgatccGGCTTTAAAATTCAGAGAAAATGTTGTGTTTTCTAACCTTTTTTGGCCGACTTAACCTttaaataaatacagtactgCACTTTTCACTATCTAGTGCTAATCAttattaagtgctaatctttattgttaatggtacgtgaagttttcaaatgaaataattgcctaTTTCATaaacaaaagggtttttctgaagtgtctgcaaatgcttcaataggaaaccccagaaatatgatttttttggagagattttcttattgttttagatgggaaaggaggaaagactaggaataagaaaaaaatcctgcactcaggagcaactcaacaaggttttggaagcctttcgtcgcggtttcaattacactgtttgtctccaattagaacatttcccttgtctccatttggattaatttatttccaatagaagcattttacattcgcgtatttttcttgtatttaagaagttttcaaattatatttaaagaattttcactaaagagTAACATTctggaagagtcaaggagcaaatttatgtaattctctttagaaaaaatatgaacttaatgtattgaatcttctgtcaaagttaaagcgtctggaaattgttttgaatgaggacatttaccctatctaGACGATGTGCTTCAGTAAACTGCTCATAAGTCGGCCATTTTgtaatatgtttttcttttcgaaaaattaatttaagcaCTTGAAATATGTATAAACATATTCCGAAAATTTCACAAAGCTTGGTCTTTTTCTActctttcaaaaacaaaaacaaaaacgaaAAACAGCTAAGTTTAGGCCTTCTAACTCAGGCTACCCCAATGAGTTGTATTATTATATACCCTGAACTTTTTGAaactgaactttttttttttaaaaattgaagaacTTTGTTAATATACTTGTCAATTAGAAATTTAAGACCCTATATACGGAACCGAGCTAAACCTCTGATGCTAGAAGACCATATAccgtaagaccgtcttcagactagaggtttagcccagttccccaGGGTCTCAAAACATTAAACAGcgaccgattttattgatttttcaaaatgtaataggtcatttgcccataataatccaatcctaaatcaaaattttccaaaaaatcttgactgatgaGAAACTAGAGAaattaaaccatatggctaagccttaggtctgaagcccatataacaGTCCAAAGTCTCTAACCAATCAGAATAAGAGGaagaaataaaactattttttgttaTAAGACACAAATATTTCTTCATTGCACTTATTATATGAAAAAACCGAATAAAAAACATAAACACTtaagaaaatgacaaaaattgttttaaacctTTCCTAAAGCAACTCTGTGTTcgtatattaaattaattaaaagtaaggcagaagaaataaattaaaaatatatttgttttcttaaatttggaatCTTCATGCTTAatgattttgcttaaaaaaaactttttcttgattttgaccTTTCTTCTCTCGATTGTTTACatcatgtaaaaaaaaattctttcccAAAAGTTGGTAAAATTGTGCTTTTTCAATGGATGAATTTGATCATGGCATGTTGAACCACGTGTTCACCAAATCAATTTCATTTTGTGACTATTTAGCAAATGGAATAAGCGAACTAAAAAGGCTTCCTTAAGTATTTGAAAAGAGGGAAGTAGGAATAATACAAATACGCACCTAGCAACATAATAACGACATCCTCTTGAGCATATTCCCGGATTTCGACTAGCCAGGCACGTGTATTGTCAAAGGTGACTTTGTTCGTTACATCATATAGTAGGAGAAGAGCTGTCAAGAAACGAGAAAAATGTACAATAGCATCCTCAAATGATTTTCTTGCCACAATAGATACTCGAAATGGGAAGAAGGATTTACCATGAGCATCCCTATAGTAGGCGTGTGTCACACTTCTAAATCGTTCTTGGCCTGCTGTGTCCCAAATTTGAAGTTTCACCCTCACTTGATCTACCGTCACTATtttattctgcaaaaaaaatatgagcACAGAAAGTTAGGAAAATAGAAATAGCAGGGATTTTTCTAAAGGAATAAATTAACACCTAATTGTAACAACAGCGACATAACTTTTAACAAATTAAGGTATTCTGAagatgaaatttcttgaaaattctctaaaattctaaGCATTCTTTCATGCTTATATTTTCTGGATCATTTATGTTCATCTTGTAGTCCTTAATCCATCAAGAGCTGAGGAAATGATAAAAATGTTACAGAAGTACGACAAGAACGCATTCAATTAAGTTAGTTCCACAAAGAAttttcacacacaaaaaaatacacagaaaactttgaaaaactttCCGGGACTTGACATAAGTTTATTTATATAGCCTTAGGTATGTCCATGACCCCGAAACAAAAGATACATTCCAcattgagatataaaaaatacatCAACAATCAAGAAAAGTGATGGGACTTATAGATAGAAAAGTTTTGCAGACAGAAGGAGAGAGATTCAACTGCTGTTCAGCAGTTTTTCGCCACCAGTTCAATATTGACATGGGATTCTTCAAAAGAGAATGCTACTCTAATCCAGAGTGTCCCATTAAACTTGATGATTAACAGTTAAAAAGAACTTTTAATTtgacacacaaaaaaaacattaaacatTTAAGCACTTTTTGAACGGTTTAACAGACACTTGGTACTATATTGAGATAAAGATAGGATATCTTCGTTACCCTAAAGTCTATTCCAACTGTTGATATAAAATTTCCAGATAGGAATGTTCCATCGCGGAATCTCACCAGCAAACACGTTTTCCCAACTCCCGAATCTCCCAGAAGCATCACCTATTTTTACAAAGATGAAATTTCCTCAAACTTGTGATATTTTTTACCAATTATATTACTCAGGAAAACTTTTGATGAGATATCAAAATCTCAAAGGgcaataattttatgattatgcTTTTTCTTTTGCTATTAAATCGATTCCCTTGTTAGTACTTTCCTCTTTTCCATCATTACACTTTCATGGTCACATTTTATGAGTATTCATTTGtcaatagaaaatatattaaaaaaaattctcatagcaaaaaaataacattaaatcaataagcatttaaaattttatatctttcaCTCGAAtactttaataataaatttaaaaaggaaaTCTCTCGGAAAGTCTTGATGAACCACGATGAAGTACTTTCCAGACTGAGTTTTCTGAAGAATTTCACCTTCAAACGTTATACTTTCAGCATCTTATCGCTAATTTGAGCTGTTTGATAAAGTGTGTCTCAAAGAACAGCGAATcaattaaaagtaaattttctttgattAACGAATAAGTGAAACATATCAAAAGAAAAACTCGGAAGAACATTACCCATTTCACtcaaaaccaaaatatttaCTTTGAAAATAAACACTGGGCTTATCTTATATTTCGCTCAAATATTTAGCTTATTTTTTAGGTTACACtattcataacctcaaaagagTCATGTATgtttttagatgtaaaattaagattgtgtagttttttgtaaattattttatattacagCTTCTGCAAGTCTTTATTTCTATAAACTTTCTCCCATCCTTGATTCTGAATACAATCAGCCAATAAAATTACTTCCAGCcgtttaatataatttaatatatattgagtttagtttattttaatttgaattgtgCCTTATTTATAcagaaattatatataaaacAGGAGCAGcttttcaatttataattttcttttacataaaTGTTTATTTCCTTATGCTCCAAAAATTgaatatacagtgggacctcgatagagtcaacccccgatagagtcaatctccaatagagtcaacagctatttttttactctacggactccgatagagtcaacttggaccaaaattgactccgatagagtcaacttttccattattattgaactaataatattgtatgactttatcgaaattaaaatcattgttttggtgtatcagtaacgtttttaacacaagaaaaacaatattatgataaagttcgtatattaaccgtgtaatcaaaatgacaaaataattttttcgtgattttaagcgttttga
Proteins encoded in this window:
- the LOC129804479 gene encoding ras-related protein Rab-37 isoform X1, with product MYNSRPPRSPRPQEVQRRESLVKPTWQNVNPGQVSPSTLNATFAAGMGDGVGFGTQNQPPLEVANMNNNAITSGKQPSIQQQRREVELYDIFSKVMLLGDSGVGKTCLLVRFRDGTFLSGNFISTVGIDFRNKIVTVDQVRVKLQIWDTAGQERFRSVTHAYYRDAHALLLLYDVTNKVTFDNTRAWLVEIREYAQEDVVIMLLGNKADCGAEREVKKEEGERLAREYNVGFLETSAKTGLNVDLAFLAVARQLKSRKSEFAAADDAKFNVQEYVREHAQRPTCPNCI
- the LOC129804479 gene encoding ras-related protein Rab-37 isoform X2, yielding MITDDSLSDEVFEDEATGRYKINKNSNLNVEDEDFRTPSPSGYPGYKPPAEALRMYGIENGVQENDDWKSYKIEDDDNTKEFDENLTHKTILLGDSGVGKTSLLVQYNFGEFRAGAFSATVGIALTNKIVTVDQVRVKLQIWDTAGQERFRSVTHAYYRDAHALLLLYDVTNKVTFDNTRAWLVEIREYAQEDVVIMLLGNKADCGAEREVKKEEGERLAREYNVGFLETSAKTGLNVDLAFLAVARQLKSRKSEFAAADDAKFNVQEYVREHAQRPTCPNCI